The Salvelinus sp. IW2-2015 linkage group LG32, ASM291031v2, whole genome shotgun sequence genome includes the window AGAGCTTTATGCCTGTTTGTCCTGCTTGGGCTGTCTGTCTGGGGCAGCAGTGAGGGCCTCAGATCCCCCATCCTGACCCGGAGACGAAGGGCCCCAGAGGACACAGGAGAACCACCCAAAAAGTGCTCGTACACCTTCCTGGTCCCTGAGCAGAAGATCACAGGGCCCATCTGCGCCAGCCGGGGCCTACACACGGACAAGGATCGCGTGACCCGCCTAGACGTGGCGGCAGTGAGGGACCTGCTCTCCAAACAGAGACGGGAGATGGACAACCTGAAGCTGGTGGTAGATGTGGACGGGGACATGGTAAACGAGATGAAGCTGCTGAGGAAGGAGAGCAGGAACATGAACTCCAGGGTGACCCAGCTTTACATGCAGCTGCTTCATGAGATCATCAGGAAGAGAGACAACTCTCTGGAGCTGGCTCAGCTGGAGGGACGCATTCTCAACGCCACAGCAGAGTCCCTACGTCTGGCAGCCCGCTACCGAGACCTGGAGGTCCGCTACGCCACGCTCTCCGCCATGGTCAACAACCAGTCGGTTCTGATTGGTGCCCTGGAGGAGCGCTGTCTACAGGTGTACGGCCGGCGGCAGGAGCAGCCTCCTCAGGGCCCACCGCTGGTACAGGTAGTGCCGGAGAACATACCGGTTAGCATCCCAAGGTTCACCAACGAGATCCAGAGGGACCATAGCCGGGCGTTCCCCAGAgacaggggctcccgagtggggccGGCACCCACAGGAGGCACCCTGGAGCTCCGGACGGCTCCGCAGGGCAACTTCAGCGCAGAGGGTGGGTGGGTTGATTGATTGAGTCATTTGATAGGTTGGGTGGTTGGTGggatgtgtgggggggtgggtggtTGGTACCAAGGGTAAAACAGGTATTTCTAAATTaacctcacaacctcagaccaatGGGTGTATGAATGGAATAACAGCAGGTTCATTTTCTTCTTAGACTGAGTATTTATTATGAAACATTTGCATATCAGCTGGAACTAGGTTTAGCTGGAACTAGGTTCACCTGGAACTAGGTTTGGTGCTGCTCACCAGAAAGAAAGACCTCGATGGAAATAAAAATGTTGTCTTGTCTGAAATCAGAAGAAKGAAAGGAAAAGCCTGTGCGATTCTACTCATCAAACAAAATTCCTGACACATTTAGAATAATAAAGCATGACTTGAAGGCAGCTCTGTATGAAAGCGAACCCTCTCCAGGACTGCTCCCTCTCATGCTAAGCATGGACAGAAGCCAGGCTGGAATGACATGGTTTCCTTCCCCTAACCACAAAGTAGCAGCCCTTCTGGTTTACTTCACCACTGCTTGCTCAGGCTAATACAGACTAATACAGTAGCTACCCACCTCTATAAACTAGGAAAAGATTCATCTCACATTATACAacttacccactgggcaaaaactggttaaatcaacatcGTTTCCACGTAAATTCAAggtgatgttgaatcaacgtggaaaactgattggatttgcaaaaagtcatcaacgtaaaggaTCTTAGTATTTTTTTCCACCCTTAGTTGAACCTAAATCCTGATGAAATGaggatttcacgttgaattcacgttaattgacaactcaaccaaatgtaaatcagaactagacgttgaaatgacatCTGCGCCCAGTGAGTCACTGTTTTTAACTGTCCACATCTTCTCTAAGACAAATGTATAACAAATGAACTGTAGTAAGAGGTAAACTAGAATAATCAATGGGTTCCAAACAAACTCACTGGTTTAGCTGCTTACATTTGGTTGGTGATTAAAAGTCTGTAACAGCTAcatccctccatcactccctctGTTCCTTCATCTCTTCCCCATTCCTCCatctctgcctccatctctcccttcatccctccatccatcctgccCCAGGTCCTTTCAGGGACTGTCTTCAGGCGCAGGAGGCTGGCCATAGCACCAGCGGTATGTACCTGCTGAAACCTGACGAGGCAGAGAGGCCCATGCAGGTGTGGTGTGAGCAGGGCCTGGACAATGGAGGCTGGACTGTCATCCAGAGCAGGAGGGATGGCTCCGTCAACTTCTTCAGGAACTGGGACGCCTACAAGGTGACAATGACAAAGACACCTCTGCCTGTCCAATCGCCTCTTACAAAACCTTTAAGCCAGAGACAACAATGGTGCCGTTATATGACCTATCCAAAGGAACTCatctggtctggtgtctcgggaTCCTTTCCAAGGCCTGGTCCCCTCGTGTTTTCACTTATAATATAATGTGTGTTTCAGCATATTCATGCTGAAGAGATTAAGTTTGAGATTGCCACTATGAAACATAGGAAGACCCAGCAGGAAGGTATGTTCCATCGCTCAATCTCCAACATTGACGTTCCAAACCACCATAGCTCTGCTAGCTACATCCACCCAGTACATCTTAAGGATGAACTGTATCTGCGTTGGCCTTGCTTCTTGCTTGATGATTTAATTCAGCGTTCCATATAGCTCTGCCAGGCTAGCTAGCGTAGGTTTAACTGGAACTTAATAACTCTCCTCAACATAGATGAGTGGTTGTGAAtcaatcttcaaccaccaatccaccacatataaacacatatgcatgcatacacacgcgaacacacacacacacacagcaccagtgGAGGCCCAGGACAATCATAATTCCCGGCTGTACTACTTAATTCGCAATCAGAAACCAAATCAGACCACAGCCATTTAGTGTGAAGTGCTCTGAGGAGAACAGCCAGATACAGATTGGTCATGGTTTTTCAGCACACACAGGGGGGCCAGTGTCATCACCATTAGCAGGGATTCCAACTGTTGTTTGGGGTTGAAATATGAACAATGAAAGCCCCCATTTCTAAGATTGATGCTTATTATTTTCCAGTATGGATTCCACAATGTCTTTAGTTTCATCTGTATAGCCAATtttaattacagtacagtaattcAATGCGAATATCAAATTATTGTTTGTCTTATATATTATTTTGTCCAAAGAAGATTAATACTAACTTGCAGGAGAATCAAAAAGTAAATTAGATGATTGGCCAAGATTACTGGTCTTGTCTTCCAAAAGTACTTTTTGACAAAAGTTGATTTAGTGTTCCTTATTTTAACATTCCTCTTTTTAAACCACTCTGACTACAAAACCAATGACTCATTTTTTATCTCTGTCCCCTCCTTTCTCAGAATGGATTTGGCAACATAGACGGTGAGTACTGGCTGGGGTTGCTTGGGATCTACAACTTAGGGAAGCAGTCTGACTACAGACTTCTAGTGGAGCTGGAGGACTGGGTGGGGAAGAAGGTGTATGCTGAGTACAGCAGCTTTCACCTGGAGCCTGAGAGCGAGGGCTACCGCCTGAGGCTGGGCACCTATCAGGGAAACGCTGGTGACTCACTCAGCAGCCACAACGGCAAGCAGTTCACCACACTGGACCAAGACAAGGACGCCTTCTCAGGtgggtcaatcaatcaaatgataCACTGTTGGCTAAACACTTAAGACATCCAGTAGGTCCTTAAGAACGCATATGAGCAAACTCAATGGGTATCTTTTAATGG containing:
- the LOC111956657 gene encoding angiopoietin-related protein 1-like is translated as MGPRALCLFVLLGLSVWGSSEGLRSPILTRRRRAPEDTGEPPKKCSYTFLVPEQKITGPICASRGLHTDKDRVTRLDVAAVRDLLSKQRREMDNLKLVVDVDGDMVNEMKLLRKESRNMNSRVTQLYMQLLHEIIRKRDNSLELAQLEGRILNATAESLRLAARYRDLEVRYATLSAMVNNQSVLIGALEERCLQVYGRRQEQPPQGPPLVQVVPENIPVSIPRFTNEIQRDHSRAFPRDRGSRVGPAPTGGTLELRTAPQGNFSAEGPFRDCLQAQEAGHSTSGMYLLKPDEAERPMQVWCEQGLDNGGWTVIQSRRDGSVNFFRNWDAYKNGFGNIDGEYWLGLLGIYNLGKQSDYRLLVELEDWVGKKVYAEYSSFHLEPESEGYRLRLGTYQGNAGDSLSSHNGKQFTTLDQDKDAFSGNCAHFHKGGWWYNSCGQANLNGVWYSGGVYRSKFQDGIFWADYGGGFYSMKGVRMMVRPID